A window of Mesoplasma chauliocola contains these coding sequences:
- a CDS encoding deaminase — MIKIDKYINKLENKKNHKDIPVFSCIFINNEIVASSFNDYYKNKKVSGHAEINAINKALKKLKITNLSDYKIFTSLEPCIMCYGAIKQVKINEIVYLSENLKMSFRDEININKIKVKISKYKNKNLEEKYLNIISSFFLKKR; from the coding sequence ATGATAAAGATTGATAAATATATAAATAAGCTAGAAAATAAAAAAAACCATAAGGACATACCTGTTTTTTCTTGTATTTTTATAAACAATGAAATTGTAGCATCAAGTTTTAATGACTACTACAAGAATAAAAAAGTTTCAGGGCACGCTGAAATAAACGCCATTAATAAAGCATTAAAAAAACTTAAGATTACTAATCTTTCAGATTATAAAATATTTACAAGTTTAGAGCCTTGTATAATGTGCTATGGTGCTATAAAACAAGTTAAAATAAATGAAATAGTATATTTATCTGAAAACTTAAAAATGAGTTTTAGAGATGAAATAAATATAAATAAAATAAAAGTTAAAATAAGTAAATATAAAAATAAAAATCTTGAAGAAAAATATTTAAATATAATAAGTTCGTTTTTTTTAAAAAAAAGATAA